The DNA region TCGATGCGCGCTGCTCGCCCTCGCTGCCAAACGATGTCGCCATCCGCCTGATGAAGCTCGCCGGCAGCAAGCTCACCCAGGACGGCGTCATCGTCATCCAGGCGCAGGCGCATCGCAGCCTCAAGCGCAACCGCGACGAGGCGCTGGCGCGTCTCGTCGAGATGATCCGCGAAGCCTCGATCCCCCCGAAATCGCGCCGGCCGACGCGGCCGCCACGCGCCGCCAAGGAACGCCGCCTCACCTCCAAGGTGCGGCGCGGCGCACTCAAATCGACGCGGCGCTCCGCCTCCTTCGACGAGTGACATCTTTGGACGAGTGACCTTGGGAGATCGCCGTATCGACATGCGGCGGCAAGAATCGGAGTGCATGTGCGGCGCGTTTGCGCGAGAATGACGCGAACCACCGGCACGACATGTCAGATGGCAGGACTTGTCAGATGACCTGCCTCTCGCGAGCGCAGGACCATGCCAACACATTGGTGCGACCAGATTTCGACCCCGCCTCCTGCGGCAAGTGACCGGCAGAGTCTTGGCCGGCAGAGTGTTGGCCGGCGCTCGTTTCAGCGCCTGCTCTGTCGGATCGTCGGGATCGCCAGGACCTCCAAATCAGAGCCGGGCTTGTCGGCGCTGTGCGCCATGAGCCCGGCTCTTCTCCAGGAAATCAACATGATCCGGCGCAGGGACTGAGCCTCAGGCGCTGCGGCTCATATCGAGCGCCGGGCGGACATCGGCCGGCAGCGGGCAAACATAGGGCGTGTCCTCGGTGCGGGCCTGCAGATCCTGCTTGGCGCGCGCGATGATCTCGGCGTTGCTCAGGGCATCGACCGCCGTGCCGGCCATGACCTTGGCGACATGCACCAGGCCCTTATGGGCATAGCCGGTCTTGCCCTGCCCGGTGAGCTGCCAGGAATGGAAGGGCGTGCCGATGGCGCAAGTGGCGCCGCGCGCCTGCACGGTCGGCACCACCCAGCTGACATCGCCGACATCGGTCGAGCCGACGCCGCCCGTGCCTTCGGTCTCGATCGGCACGATCTGGTCGCACAGCACCTTGCCGGGCTCGACCTTGAGCCCATGGCGGTAATGGGCAGCGGCGATGTCTTCCTTGGTCAAGGTCGCCTGGAACTTCGCGGCGAGCGCCCGGTCTTCCTCGTCGAAATCCGGCGGCCCGAGGCGCAGGAAATTGTCGTGCATCAGCCTTTCGAGCGGCGCATTGCCGAGGAGGTTGGAGACGGCGCTGACGACGCGCGTCTCGACCGTGGTCTCGGTCATCAGGGCGGCGCCTTCGGCGATCTTGCGCACCCGCCCGACCAGCGGGGTCAGCTGGGCGAGGTCTGCGGCGCGGATCAGATAGCGCACCTTGGCGCGCGCCTGCACCACGTTCGGCGCGACGCCGCCGCCATCGAGCATGGCGTAATGCACGCGCGCCCCGTCCGGCATATGCTCGCGCATATAGTTCACGCCGACATTCATCAGCTCGACCGCATCAAGCGCGC from Rhizobiales bacterium GAS188 includes:
- a CDS encoding ribosome-associated protein — encoded protein: MIAITPTLSIDESEISESFVRASGPGGQHVNATSSAVQLRFDARCSPSLPNDVAIRLMKLAGSKLTQDGVIVIQAQAHRSLKRNRDEALARLVEMIREASIPPKSRRPTRPPRAAKERRLTSKVRRGALKSTRRSASFDE
- a CDS encoding aminobenzoyl-glutamate utilization protein B: MDNSEEIWRRVDAKKESFIALSDRVWGMPELCYTEARSCAEHVAMLEAEGFRVTHNVADIPTAVMGEAGTEGPVIAILGEFDALPGLSQEAGLPEPRPVEANGNGHGCGHNLLGSASMLAATAVKDYLAANGIKGRVRYYGCPAEEGGAAKGFMVRSGAFKDVDIAISWHPASFSGVNEAESLANTRIDFTFSGRASHAAAAPHLGRSALDAVELMNVGVNYMREHMPDGARVHYAMLDGGGVAPNVVQARAKVRYLIRAADLAQLTPLVGRVRKIAEGAALMTETTVETRVVSAVSNLLGNAPLERLMHDNFLRLGPPDFDEEDRALAAKFQATLTKEDIAAAHYRHGLKVEPGKVLCDQIVPIETEGTGGVGSTDVGDVSWVVPTVQARGATCAIGTPFHSWQLTGQGKTGYAHKGLVHVAKVMAGTAVDALSNAEIIARAKQDLQARTEDTPYVCPLPADVRPALDMSRSA